The Helicobacter canis genomic sequence AGAATCCAAATTTACTTTGATTTCGCCTAGTGGCTCGATAGCTCAGTCGGTAGAGCAGGAGACTGAAAATCTCCGTGTCGGTGGTTCGATTCCGCCTCGAGCCACCATTCTTCTTAATCATTTACTTTTACTTTACATTTCTTTTACGATAGATACTATTTGTTTTTACATACGATTGTTATAATGGATACTCATCACACTTCATAAGGAGTTCTTATGAAATGGATTTCTAGTATGATAAGAGTATTTCTACTTACTATTTTACTTTGTAATCTTGCTTTGGCTTACAAATGTCATTATGGAGTTCGCTGCCAAGATTCTCGTATAGGACTTGGTGGCTATTATACACATTTACACTCGCCGCGTGTCAGCACGCACAATGGTGGTGGGTTTCTCACTTTGCAAGAAGATTCATATTGGAAATGGTTTTATCTAGGTGGAGAGTTATCTGCTGGTGTTGGTGGCTCATCAATGAGTGGCATAGCAAGTGCAAGTGGTAATTATGAGAGTATCAGCGATAGAAATTGGTTTGCTCTTGTTACGCTTAATGCTGGGGCTAATCTTGGCTCACTAGAGAAGCCTACATTTTTGTATATGTCATTTTCTACGGATTTATATGATGTAGGCTTTGAGAAAAATCGCGGGAGATTTATGGATTTTGGGCTTTTCCTAGGTGTGGGAGCGTTTCATAGGATAATGCTTACAGATAAGCTTGCACTAGAGCCTAGAGTCAATATCGCTTGGAATGCGACCCGCCGACTTGCTGGCTATGGCTATAATGTGAGATCTGATAAAGTGGCTGGTGCATTTGATGGCAGCTACAAAGCAGAGCTATCTCTAGGGATACTCTATCGTGGCAATGCCTATGATAGTGTAGAAGACATAGGCGAAGCACTTGCACAAAGATCACGCTTTGAGATACCAGATTTCTACGCCAGAATCAAGGGAGTGTATTATGATATGAATGCCCTTGCTATGCCTTATTTAGATACGCAAACACTCCACCACCCTGAAGCAAATAACTTTGCGCTTATGCTTGAGTTTGGTATAGGACTTAATGCGCCGTTTAATTGATAAATAAAGCCTAGTAGGTGTAGTTTTGGCTTCTGTGTAGAAAGGATTAAAACACTAGCATTTCGCGCTTGATTTTATTAAGCTTATCAATTTGCTCCTTTAGTGCATCAACTTGCTCGTTGATCTGCTCTAGCACCGCCATTTTTAGCTCTTCTGGCATATCCATAGAGCCGCGTTTGATCATTATGTAATCCACAAAGCTAATTTTCCCCATACCAAGTAGGATTTGGATTTCATCGCGGATTTCTTCGATTCTAATGATTATTTCATTGATTTTTTCAAACATTTTTGCTCCTTATGATGTGATACCCTCGCTAAGAAGAGTGTGGATATGCAAAACCCCTAGAATCCACTTTTTATCATCTGTGATGACAAGCAGCTGGATTTTGTTTGCTTCTATGATTTTTAGGGCTTCTTTGGCTAGGAGATTGGGATTCTGGCAGGTTTTTGGATTTGGCGTGGCATAGGTGATCGCTCTAGCGTTGATGTCAAAATCATCTCTCATCATAGCACGCCGTAAATCTCCATCGCTTAGCACTGCTATAAGTGTGTTGTCTTCGGCGATGAGTGCGCTTCCAAGCCGTTTTTGTGTCATTGTGATGATGGCATCTTTTAGCGGTGTTTGTGGGGAGATTATGGGGAGATTGTCTCTCTGCATAAGATCGGCGATTTTGACAAAGAGTTCTTTCCCCAAGCTTCCGCCCGGATGTAACGCGCCGAAGTCGTATTTGCTAAAATTCCTTGCTTGTATGAGACAGGCTGCTAGCGCATCGCCCATAGCTAGGGTAAGAGTGGTGGAGCTCATCGGGGCAGCTTGTATGGGGCAGGCTTCTTGCTCTATGGCAATAGGTAAGAAATAATCCCCAAGCCTGCTTAGTGCAGAATCTGGGGCTTTGCTCATAGTGATAATACCGCTTGCAAGGCGTTTGAAATGCGGCATAATCGCTAAAATCTCACTACTCTCTCCGCTATAACTTATCGCTAGGATTATGTCATTTGCTCCTATCATTCCAAGATCGCCGTGCAAGGCTTCGGTGGGGTGGAGAAAGAAGCTTGGCGTGCCTGTGCTAGCAAGTGTAGCGGCGATTTTGCTGCCGATATGCCCACTCTTCCCCACGCCACAGACGATGAGCTTGCCGCCTTTATTCGTGGCTTTGATGATGGATTCTATAATTGAGTCCCAAGCAATCTGCGCACATTTTTGGGCGGTGTTTTGCAGCTCTTTTGCTTCTAGGAGTAAGACTCCGCGTGCGATTTGTGCGTATCTAGTAGAATCTAGTTTAGATTCTACTAGCTCTTGTGTGTGGCTCATCGCGTGGCTCTTATGCGGTAAAGATATGGAGCAAAATCGCAGGATATTTTTTGAGCTTTTTAAAGAGCAGCTTTCTTGTGAGATTTCGTATCTCCCCTTCTAGCAGCTTTTTGTTATTAAGCACTTCTGGCTTTATCGTGCGGATAGACATTTCAAGCGCGCCTTGCAGCTCTTTTTGTAGCTCATTTTGCTCTTTTTCATTGGCTATGCCTATCATCTCTATTTCTAGGGAGCGGATTTTCTGCTCGCTTTGTGTGATGAAAGCGACCATACTCACAAGCCCAGCGTCTGCTAGATCTTGGCGATCTTTGATCGTGCTAGAATCCACTTCTTTACAGGCTTGATTATCGATGAAAACTTTGCCTGATTTGACATTGCCGACTTTGCGCATATAGCTTGGATTGACTTCGATTTGATCGCCATCTTCCATAAGCAAGATATTTTTCTCTAGCACACCGCATTTAATGGCAGTATCTTTGTGCTTGGCGACATGATTATACTCTCCGTGAACCGGGAGGAAAAATTTGGGCTTGATGAGTCGTAGCATAAGCTTTTGCTCCTCTTGGGCGGCGTGCCCGCTTACATGGATTTCGCTAAAGTCTTGGTAGGCTACACTTGCCCCTGCTTTCATCAAGAAATTTAGCACGGCTGATACAGAGCCTTCATTGCCCGGGATGGCTTTGGCAGAGAGTATGATGAGATCGCTAGATTTGATTTTGACATGTCTATGCTCATCTGTCGCCATACGATAGAGCGCGCTCATCGTCTCGCCTTGTGAGCCTGTGGTAACGATTAAGATCTCATTTTCAGGGTATTTTTCTACTTCGTGTGCTTCGATGAAAATGGAGTTTGGTAAATCGATATAGCCAAGCTCTCGTGCTATGTCGATGTTTTTTTCCATCGAGCGACCGATCACACAGACTTTGCGCCCATATTTGATCCCATAGGTGATCGCTTGATACACGCGGTGGATATTGGAGCTAAAAGTGCTCATTATCACGCGTCCTTGCGCACTTTTGAAAAGTGAGTCAAATGTCGGTCCTACAACTGCTTCACTCTGCGTGCAGCCGCTTTTGTGTGAGTTTGTAGAATCACTAAGCAGCAGCATAACTCCCTGCTCTCCATAATGCGCTAGGCGGTGCAAATCGGTGGGGAGATTGTCAATGGGAGTGTGATCGATTTTGAAATCGCCCGTGTGGAAGATAATGCCAGCCTCTGTCTTAATCGCAAGCGCGGAAGAGTCGATGATAGAGTGTGTGATATGTATCCACTCTATTTCAAATTCCCCGATTTGCACAGGCTCACGCTTTTGAATGACCTTTAGCATAGGGCGGAATTTCTTTAGTCCGTGTTCGTCAAATTTCGCCCCTATCATTCCAAGTGCTAGAGGGGTGCCATAGAGAGGGAACTGCAACTCTTTGAAAAGATATGGCACTGCGCCGATGTGATCTTCGTGTGCGTGGGTGATGATAATACCTGCGATTTTGTCCTTTATGGTGTGGAGATAAGTAAAATCTGGGATCAAAATATCCACGCCGTGCATATTTTCTTCTGGGAAGCTCATACCCACATCGATGATGATGGCAGATTTTTCTGTCTCCATTACCATCATATTGCCGCCGATTTCTCCTAGCCCACCAAGCGGCGTGATACGCACGCTGGCTTTTGTGTTGAGATTGAGCTTGTTGTGAGGGTTTAGGCTGTTTTTTTGGATTCTAGTGTTTGTCTCTACACCTTTTTTCAAATCCTTGTGGAATGCCAGATTCCCCCGCTCGCTCGCTCCTTGCACTTCTCTTGCTCCGCCTTGGTTCTCTTGGCGGTTGCGATTGGGCCACTGGCGTCTTTGCTGCTCGCCTTGGTTTTTTTGGTGAGATTGCTGCTCGCGATTGTGCGGCTCTCTGTTTTGATCCCTTTTAAAGCGATTGTTGAAAAACCGCCTTTTTGGCTGGGTGCTATCTTGTGTGTTGTGTGGATTTGGTTTGTTGTTTGGCTCATTCATAGGTAGTCCTTTAGTGTGTTGTAGATGTGGTGATACTTTTGTGTGCTGATTTGATGAGGTCTTGCGCTTTGGTCAATGGATTCTTGTGCGAAGATTTTATCTAGTAAATTCTCCTGCTCATATTGTTTAAAAAATGGCAAGAGATTATTAAATAGCTTTTTTCTCGGGGAGCTAAATGCCATTTTTAACATAGATTCAAAGCCGCTTTCAATGTGGGTAAAGTTTGTAAATTTTTTATGTCTAAATACTGATGAAGTTACTTTAGGCATAGGATCAAAGCTCTCTTTACTCACATCAAAAAGCAGTGCCATTTCTCCTGCGCTTTGTGCAATCACACTTAGCGCGCAAAAATCACTTGATAAGGTATCTGCGCAGAATTTCAAGGCGACCTCTTTTTGTGTCATCACTACAAAGCCCTCACACAATGGATCGTGCAAGAGATTTAGCACGATGCGAGTGGCGATATTATAAGGGAGATTAGAGACAAGGATATAAGGCTCATTAGCAAGCCATCCTTTTTTGGATTCTACTCTACTATTGCTATCATCACTCATTGTGTGTAAAGCTTGTTTCGCATCTGTTTTCTTCGGTAGATTGAGATTAGAATCTATACCAAGAGATATAGATAGCACATCACAATTCACTAGGGAAAAAGTGTTAGCAAAACTGCGTGATGAAAATTTCTGCAAAACAAAAGAACACAGATCGGCATCAATCTCATAAGTCGTAAGACTTGCAATAGATAAAAGCCGCTCTGATAAATCACCCAAGCCAACACCGATTTCTATAAGTTTTTGATCTTGTAGTAGCTCGGCACTCACTTGGACAATTTGATCAAGGATAAAAGGATCTTTTAAAAAATTTTGCCCAAAACGCTTTTTCGCTCGCATACCCCGCTCGCAATAAACATACAATCAATGCAGCCCATTGTATCGAGTTTTTATTAACTTATGTAAGAACTTATGTGGATTTATGAAAATTTTTATATCTCTTTTATATACTTGCCATTTTATTATCGCCTTGTTGCAAAGGAGTGTGAGATGGCAAATCATCTTGCAAAGAGAATTATTCCCTGTCTGGATATAAAAGATGGGCAAGTGGTGAAAGGGGTGAATTTCATCGGCTTACAAAATATCGGCGATCCTGTTTCACTAGCAAGATTCTACAATGACTCTTTAGCCGATGAGCTTGTGATTTTAGACATTACAGCATCATTTGAGCATCGTCAAATTATCGTTGAGCTTATTCGTGAAATTGCTAAAGAAGTGTATATACCTTTGACAATTGGGGGTGGGGTTAAAACTTTGAATGATATGTATATGCTTTTGGATTCTGGAGCGGATAAAATTAGTATCAATTCTGCTGCAATTGCTGATCCAAGCTTGATTGAACAAGCGGCGAAAAGATTTGGCTCACAATGTGTAGTTGTGGCGATTGATGTGCGTTTGAGTGATTTGGGATATGAAGTGTATGTCAAGGGAGGGAGAGAGCGCACGGGGATATTGCTTGATGAGTGGGTAAAGGTTTGTGAAGAAAAAGGTGCTGGAGAATTTCTACTAACAAGTATGGATACGGATGGCACGAAAAATGGCTATGATATAGGTGCGTTGCAGATGATGAGAAGATCTACAAGCTTGCCTATAATCGCTTCTGGTGGGGCAGGTAAAGTGGAGCATTTGGAAGAGATTTTTTCTCTTGATGTAGCAGATGCGGCATTGGCAGCGAGTATTTTTCATAATAATGAAATCAGTATCATAGATGTCAAACATTATCTTGATGATCGTGGTATATCGGTGCGCTTGTAGGCAACATTGTAGGAAAGCTCGATGATAGTGTGTGCTGGTAGGAATGAAATCATTGCTTATGCTACGCCTATTGGTGTGGGATTGGTGGAGGCAAGTATGGGGCTTATGAGAATCTGCTTGCAAGAGTATATAGAGAGTTTAGTATTTGTCGGCTCTGCGGGGTCGTATTCTTATGAGCTACCATTGTTGTCTTTATGTATAAGCACTCGTGCCACACAGATAGAATCCAGTTTTGTCTCTGGGGATAGTTATACGCCGCTAGATAATTGTATAGAAAACAATGTTTCACAAGAAACATTTAGGGCAAAATATCGCTACTTGCGCGATGTCGTGGTAAATTCTTCTAACTATATTACGACAGATTCTAGGATTTGTGCTGCGATGTGTGGAGCTGGCATTATGCTAGAAAATATGGAATTTTTCGCGATTTTGCGTGTGGCACAGGAGTTTAATATCCCCGCTTATGGGGTATTTTGTATCACAAACTATTGCGATGCAAATGCACAAAAGGATTTTATGGCTAATCACACCTTGGCTAAAAAAGCGTTAGAAAACTTCATACAAGTGCAAAAATTATGAATATAGCAGGAGTATAAAAGTGGATTCTAGTGTGTTGAAGCTCGATACATCAAAACAAAATATTTACAGCCTTTCACTTACGGAGCTGCAAGAAGTTTGCAAGAAACCTTATCAGGCAAAGCAAATATATCATTGGCTTTATGTTCGTTATGAAAAGGACTTTGCTAAGATGAGTAATCTTCCCAAAGATTTTAGAGAGAGATTGCAGCTAGAATATAGTGCGCAAAATTTAGAGCTACTTACGCAAGAAGTGAGCCAAGATGGCACGAGAAAATATCTTTTCCAAACTCGAGATAACCATACCTTTGAGAGTGTGTGTATAAAAATGCGCGATAAAAAGCTCGATGAAAATAGCAAGATTATCGAGGGGGAGAAATACACATTTTGTATCTCTAGTCAAATCGGCTGTAAGGTGGGCTGTGCTTTTTGCTCCACAGCAAAGGGCGGATTTGTGCGAGATTTGACAAGTGGGGAGATAGTCGAGCAGGTGCTAAATCTTAAAAAGTATAATAATCTCGCCCCAGAAAAGCGTGTGAATATCGTCTATATGGGTATGGGCGAGCCACTAAATAATTTTGATAATCTCATACACGCGATCAAAATTCTCTCTACACTTGATGGTCTCTCTATCTCGCCAAAGCGACAGACAATCTCTACGAGCGGCATTAGCCCTAGAATCCACGATCTAGGCAAGCAGAATCTAGGCGTCCAGCTTGCCATATCGCTCCACGCCGTGGATGATACTCTGCGCTCAAAGCTTATTCCTATGAATAAAACTTACAATATCCAAAGTGTCATTGATGCGGTGCGTGCCTTTCCTATCGATACACGCAAGCGTGTGATGTTTGAATATCTCGTGATAAAAGATGTGAATGATGACATCGTAAGCGCGAAAAAGCTATTAAAACTTCTTAATGGGATAAAGGCTAAGGTGAATTTGATTTTGTTTAATCCACATAGTGGGACGAAATTCCAGCGACCAGAAGAGAGCAAGGTTAGAGTCTTTGCCGATTTTCTTACAAACAAGGGATTGCTCACTACGATACGAGAATCCAAAGGCATTGATATTTCTGCTGCGTGCGGACAGCTACGAGAAAAGACAAGGTCAAGGCAGGGACAAGGGCAGAATGTTTCATATGAAACACAAATCATATAAGGAGATACAATGGATTCACTAGAATGGATATTGTTGGTATTTTTGGCGATATTTGCTATCGGCAGTATTGTTGGATATATGCTATTTGTCAAGAATGAAAAGAACAATAAAGAATAGGAGATAGAAATGCTAGTGCATATTTGTTGCTCTGTGGATAGTCATTATTTTTTGAGTGAGTTGAAAAAGGCTTATCCGCAAGAGAGCTTTGTCGGGTTTTTTTACAATCCAAACATCCACCCAAAAGCCGAACACGATCTTCGCTTAAGTGATGTGCGCAGAAGCTGCGATATGTTAAAAATCCCGCTTATTGAAGGTGATTATGAGCTAGAAAAATGGCTATCATCAGTAAAGGGGCAAGAAGATGAGCCAGAAAAAGGGGCTAGATGTAGCACCTGCTTTGATGTGCGTTTAGAGAAAAGTGCGCAGATTGCTAAGGATCTTGGAGAGAGGACTTTCACTACCACGCTGCTATCAAGCCCTATGAAAGAGCAGGAGATTCTCTATCAGCAGGGCGATATAATTGCTCAAGGCTATGGCTTAGATTTTGTCAAAATCAATGTCCGTAAAGATGGTGGTGTGCAGAAGCAAAATGAGCTTGCCAAGCGAGACAATCTCTATCGCCAAAATTATTGTGGCTGTCAATTTGCATTATCCAAGCAGCGTGTCAAGCAAGATCGATTGAGCTTAGAGATGATCAGTGAGATCGGTGGCAGAGCACTGCCCGGAAGCATAGAAGATCGACAAAAGTCTTTTGCCTTAAGAAACACACTAGAATCTAATGATAAAAATTACCTACTCATACAAAGAAAGCAACGCGTGTGGCGACTTCTACAAGGAAGAGTATTTTATAATGATTGTGTGCCGTATAGTTATATCCTAGTGCATTCAGAATCTAGACATATTAAAAACACCATCATCAATTGGGTAAATGTATCGCTAGAATTTTTACTAGAGCAAATTACACCAAACCACCATCAATATCTAGCCAATACACTGCAGATCCCAGCACAAAGCGTGCGATTGGGATTTTCTAAAAAAGACGATAGCGTGTTTTTGTGTTTGAAAGATTTTGTGATGATGTGTGGTGAGCAGTATCGCAGTGTCCTTGAGCTAGTGTATAATCCTATCGCATACGATGTAGAGCTTATGATCCGCGCACTACTTTGTGGTAGTGAAAGTGTCAATCCCATTATCATTGTCGATGAAGAAATCCAAAATACAAACATAGATATTAAAGCAGTTTTTCAAGAAGAGAAGCTCTTTACACCGATACCTTTATCATAAAATCTTAATTTACTCTTGAGAGTATAATAGGCGTTACTTTAATCAGCTCGGGACTTTGGCTTGAGGGCTATCTATGTGTCAAGTTGTTTGGTAGCTTAGTCAAAATCCACTTCTTTAGCGGCGGCTAATCGTGTTGAACACAGAGAAAAATGAGCGAGAAAATACTTGCTAGATTCTAGGGTGTGTGGGGTATTTGCTTGAATCTGTTAGCAAGTGTTTAGGCGCGTATCGGTATCAAAAATTAAAGAAAATTTTTGAAAATATTGTGTATAATCGGCGCGATTTTTGTTGATTTTGCAAGGTTTGCCAAGATCTTATTTCAAGTTTAGTTTTACTTTTATGAGGTTTGCTTATGATGGATGTCAATCAAATCAAAAAGATTCTACCACATCGTTATCCCTTGTTGCTCGTAGATAGGATTACAGAGCTTGTCTGTAATACCGATGA encodes the following:
- a CDS encoding DUF2443 family protein, translated to MFEKINEIIIRIEEIRDEIQILLGMGKISFVDYIMIKRGSMDMPEELKMAVLEQINEQVDALKEQIDKLNKIKREMLVF
- a CDS encoding KpsF/GutQ family sugar-phosphate isomerase, whose amino-acid sequence is MSHTQELVESKLDSTRYAQIARGVLLLEAKELQNTAQKCAQIAWDSIIESIIKATNKGGKLIVCGVGKSGHIGSKIAATLASTGTPSFFLHPTEALHGDLGMIGANDIILAISYSGESSEILAIMPHFKRLASGIITMSKAPDSALSRLGDYFLPIAIEQEACPIQAAPMSSTTLTLAMGDALAACLIQARNFSKYDFGALHPGGSLGKELFVKIADLMQRDNLPIISPQTPLKDAIITMTQKRLGSALIAEDNTLIAVLSDGDLRRAMMRDDFDINARAITYATPNPKTCQNPNLLAKEALKIIEANKIQLLVITDDKKWILGVLHIHTLLSEGITS
- a CDS encoding ribonuclease J, giving the protein MNEPNNKPNPHNTQDSTQPKRRFFNNRFKRDQNREPHNREQQSHQKNQGEQQRRQWPNRNRQENQGGAREVQGASERGNLAFHKDLKKGVETNTRIQKNSLNPHNKLNLNTKASVRITPLGGLGEIGGNMMVMETEKSAIIIDVGMSFPEENMHGVDILIPDFTYLHTIKDKIAGIIITHAHEDHIGAVPYLFKELQFPLYGTPLALGMIGAKFDEHGLKKFRPMLKVIQKREPVQIGEFEIEWIHITHSIIDSSALAIKTEAGIIFHTGDFKIDHTPIDNLPTDLHRLAHYGEQGVMLLLSDSTNSHKSGCTQSEAVVGPTFDSLFKSAQGRVIMSTFSSNIHRVYQAITYGIKYGRKVCVIGRSMEKNIDIARELGYIDLPNSIFIEAHEVEKYPENEILIVTTGSQGETMSALYRMATDEHRHVKIKSSDLIILSAKAIPGNEGSVSAVLNFLMKAGASVAYQDFSEIHVSGHAAQEEQKLMLRLIKPKFFLPVHGEYNHVAKHKDTAIKCGVLEKNILLMEDGDQIEVNPSYMRKVGNVKSGKVFIDNQACKEVDSSTIKDRQDLADAGLVSMVAFITQSEQKIRSLEIEMIGIANEKEQNELQKELQGALEMSIRTIKPEVLNNKKLLEGEIRNLTRKLLFKKLKKYPAILLHIFTA
- the rsmA gene encoding 16S rRNA (adenine(1518)-N(6)/adenine(1519)-N(6))-dimethyltransferase RsmA, whose protein sequence is MRAKKRFGQNFLKDPFILDQIVQVSAELLQDQKLIEIGVGLGDLSERLLSIASLTTYEIDADLCSFVLQKFSSRSFANTFSLVNCDVLSISLGIDSNLNLPKKTDAKQALHTMSDDSNSRVESKKGWLANEPYILVSNLPYNIATRIVLNLLHDPLCEGFVVMTQKEVALKFCADTLSSDFCALSVIAQSAGEMALLFDVSKESFDPMPKVTSSVFRHKKFTNFTHIESGFESMLKMAFSSPRKKLFNNLLPFFKQYEQENLLDKIFAQESIDQSARPHQISTQKYHHIYNTLKDYL
- the hisF gene encoding imidazole glycerol phosphate synthase subunit HisF, giving the protein MANHLAKRIIPCLDIKDGQVVKGVNFIGLQNIGDPVSLARFYNDSLADELVILDITASFEHRQIIVELIREIAKEVYIPLTIGGGVKTLNDMYMLLDSGADKISINSAAIADPSLIEQAAKRFGSQCVVVAIDVRLSDLGYEVYVKGGRERTGILLDEWVKVCEEKGAGEFLLTSMDTDGTKNGYDIGALQMMRRSTSLPIIASGGAGKVEHLEEIFSLDVADAALAASIFHNNEISIIDVKHYLDDRGISVRL
- a CDS encoding purine-nucleoside phosphorylase — protein: MIVCAGRNEIIAYATPIGVGLVEASMGLMRICLQEYIESLVFVGSAGSYSYELPLLSLCISTRATQIESSFVSGDSYTPLDNCIENNVSQETFRAKYRYLRDVVVNSSNYITTDSRICAAMCGAGIMLENMEFFAILRVAQEFNIPAYGVFCITNYCDANAQKDFMANHTLAKKALENFIQVQKL
- the rlmN gene encoding 23S rRNA (adenine(2503)-C(2))-methyltransferase RlmN — encoded protein: MDSSVLKLDTSKQNIYSLSLTELQEVCKKPYQAKQIYHWLYVRYEKDFAKMSNLPKDFRERLQLEYSAQNLELLTQEVSQDGTRKYLFQTRDNHTFESVCIKMRDKKLDENSKIIEGEKYTFCISSQIGCKVGCAFCSTAKGGFVRDLTSGEIVEQVLNLKKYNNLAPEKRVNIVYMGMGEPLNNFDNLIHAIKILSTLDGLSISPKRQTISTSGISPRIHDLGKQNLGVQLAISLHAVDDTLRSKLIPMNKTYNIQSVIDAVRAFPIDTRKRVMFEYLVIKDVNDDIVSAKKLLKLLNGIKAKVNLILFNPHSGTKFQRPEESKVRVFADFLTNKGLLTTIRESKGIDISAACGQLREKTRSRQGQGQNVSYETQII
- a CDS encoding epoxyqueuosine reductase QueH, whose amino-acid sequence is MLVHICCSVDSHYFLSELKKAYPQESFVGFFYNPNIHPKAEHDLRLSDVRRSCDMLKIPLIEGDYELEKWLSSVKGQEDEPEKGARCSTCFDVRLEKSAQIAKDLGERTFTTTLLSSPMKEQEILYQQGDIIAQGYGLDFVKINVRKDGGVQKQNELAKRDNLYRQNYCGCQFALSKQRVKQDRLSLEMISEIGGRALPGSIEDRQKSFALRNTLESNDKNYLLIQRKQRVWRLLQGRVFYNDCVPYSYILVHSESRHIKNTIINWVNVSLEFLLEQITPNHHQYLANTLQIPAQSVRLGFSKKDDSVFLCLKDFVMMCGEQYRSVLELVYNPIAYDVELMIRALLCGSESVNPIIIVDEEIQNTNIDIKAVFQEEKLFTPIPLS